tttctgttcagtaagagatgtggtttttatgaataactcctcttgtgttaactgatttatatgatttagatgttcgaggggcagacacaatctctatggggtttgaggggggtgacggctctaaggagACTGCAGAGAAatattttagactgagtctctgcgtcccggtccccactctggattgtcaaactttaggttggctaataaactcagccagatttctagagatgagagcagcATCATctaaagtgggatggatgctgtccctTGCTACCAGACtaggttttccccagaaagtggctcAATtatctatgaagcccacatcgtttgctggacaccaccgACAAAATTTTAGTtacctccgattggcgtaagctggtgtctctagcttcacgtttctgactacAGAATCACCAAAAATCAGTCAatttctcagtgggtgtgtccgggctgctccggagctgcccttggacaattaacagaccctgagcttggcggctccacacctgctaatggcgctaggctagctggctttagttcaaaggtgcggagcctTGCCTCCAAAGttagcagaaccttacacttattacaggtatcattatcactaaaggaggcagaggaataactaaacatgtggcacaccgagcaggagagagagggaaaagccatgctactagctagctaagctaactggtaagCTAACGAGCgataagtctggaaatagcaataaataccggtcaaaataaaaaggtacttgactagtactggAATGTGTAgtgttaatgaattgtttagagagtttagttagtttttaggtgtgttagactaaagctagtctgttgctaatctaTAGACAagctatacagcacacacaacacaacacgcttgcaacaggaagtgaattcacttaccCAGAAACAGTATTCCCACCAGGGTTCCAACCAATGTAAAGTACTGgacaaatttttattttatccagGAAATGGTATTACTTCTAGACAAAGTCTGGTAagcaccaaaaataaaaatcaatacattCAATACTTGTGAATTATTTCACTTACTTATACAggtattttctgtttcattgaaataaatgtgaTCTAACAAAATATAGTAACTGTTTTCATGCAATTTTCTGGACTATCTCAAGTTAGTCAACAACCCTTTACATGAGGTGTTTTACCATTTCACTATGATGGAGCTGATTAAAGGGCAGAACATAAGGCATGACtgattttggattttgttttccctttataataaaaaccttcatttatgatgtgtttacttatgttatctttgactaatatttaaatttgtttgatgatctgaaacatcaaagtgtgacaaaaatgcaaaaaaataagaaaacaggaaggggGGCCAACACTTCACactttcacaccactgtatatatatatagacatagACATGCTTCGAAGGtagtagatatgtttttcaaaaaatTTGCTCATGTCTATTAAAgccatggaaaaaaagaacagaaaaaaattatttctctttctttgcacctagccagttgctcaaacagacaagtgtgtttatattttcagatggCAGGGCAGCTTGTTTTGTAAAGatgcttttctttctccattattctctatggctgcattttcgaTTTCTCCTACTACGGGCTAGGCCACGGGCCAAACAGGAAATGCGCGCTGCgttaataaaatttattatttattaattaattatgacATCctttatacatacatatatatatatatatatatagagagagagagagagagagagagagagatacgtatgtatatatgtatggaAACATCAccaaacattttattatctATTTATAATTTGGACATCCCTGTCACTTGCTTTCAGAGACGGTACAAGACTATACAGCTTGACAGTGAAGTTAATGTCAATCATCATGCGAACTGTGTCATCACTAAGACCACAGGAAACCCACACTGACAAACATCCCCTCATGGGactgcagagcacatcatgcAAACACAATGATTCTGGAGTCGTTGGTTCGCATTATATCACTTTGAAAATTCCTTGAAATTGATGTGTAAGACGGTATTTATTTAGACAGTACATTTCTGGTTTTCAGCACattcaattttaaataaaataaaggataTTACACTGAAGGGCAAATATTGAGATTTAATTTGAGGAGGTTATATCAGTACAGAAAGAACTGTGTGAGGGGTTTAGGGGTCGTATAgctacaataaaacaaagcacagatttAAATTTGGCAGTTCTGCCAACACCATAATTTACATCTTTATAGTAGACTATATAATCACTTCATCATATTTCAGATCAAAAGAGATTTCTAATTTTTCATGAGTGCAATTTGTTTGCTGAGAGATGTGGTATGTGCTATTGTATATGATTTCTTGCAAATACTAAGTCATTGAGGTCATGGTATAAACTGCTTGTTTGGATCCATATATCTAAAGCACAAACAACAATGACTGTTTATTTGTCAAataagcaaaaaacaaacacttgtcttacaacatgacaaaatattaaatatcagcTGCTTGAACCATTAGCTTTCACTGACACTAGGATTAGTATATTTGGGTACACTTGAAAAAGATGCTAGGTTAGACAGGAGGGTCTGTGCAAGTGAAACTTTAGACCATTAGTGGAGATGGTGATTAATCTTAACTTATTGTACTGTTACTAATAATACTGCTTGTCTCTCAGGTTGCCCGGTAATGCTTTGACAGGAAAAAGTTGGATACATTTAGCTTCCTGGAAGAACAGAGCCACAAAGTATGCATGGAGACCTGTGACTTAAAATGAGTATTTAACTTAAACAATGTTCTTGTCAAGGCCAAATAACAGAAGCAAAATCAGCTTTTGttcatcaaaaacattttttgtttgtgcaagAATGTGCATGGTACAGGTGAGGTGAGAGCTATTTTAAATCAACAGAGACTCACTAGTTTCCCAGCAGATCACACGGAGCTTACATAAGatgcatatgtgtgcatgcacacaggAACAGGCTGCACCAGTGTACCTATGTTGCACATATAATAAAAGAGTACTGTGGTTGTTGCGACATATCAACATGTGGCTTTGAgaaatttcttttttcaaaCCCTCGTATCCTCTGAGACTGTCAGTGCAGACGAGGGCATGATGCTTGTTTTGTAGTTGTCGAGCAGATATGAGGAAAAACCTTAGTTACGGATCCACTGGGGTTACAAAGTGGACcattatttcacacagaattAACAAGTGAAAACCAGTGATTCAGAAACACTAATGCTCACACAGTACTTACTGTAAACCCAGTGCCCAGATCATCATGCAGTATTACATCtgtaaaacaaaccacagataaaaaatattttgcttgaTTCAAACTTATTATTTTTGTGAATTAATTTTCCACACAACACAATACATGACAATTACACTGCAAAAAGCTACTGCTCATACATACAGTAGATCGCAAAGTCATGGAGGTTATGTTAGTTATTTacttgctgttgctgttggtATGTAACATGAACTAATTTATCTACTGCTCTAAAATATCTATTTTGAGTCATTAACAACCTCTTTCAGAGACACCTTGGGAATAACAAAAGGGAGGTAGAGAGATGCTGACTGTGAAATATCTGACCAGTTAGACTTTCTGGCTCCAGTTAAGACTCTCCTGACCTCTAGTGGGGGAAATAAGTAATAATCCAGAAAAGTCATGCAAACTTTTTACCCCAGTCTGTATCCAATAgtcaaaattaatttttattgtttttgcttctAATATAAATTCTCTATCTCTATACCCCCCAAAAAAACTCATGTTCAGAATGATTCCAATTCAAATCCTTTCAAGTTATCGTCACCAATCATTCTTATTAATAAACTTTCATATTATTGTCAATACTCAAAGAATGATACTGTccttaaaaatgcatttatctCAAATGTTTGCATCATTTAGAGTGTCAGTACTGGCTTGTATGCACCAGAATACCCATATCTGCAATGTTCCACACCAGCTATAGGCAAATGTGCCTTAGTTTTCACATCCACCCATGTGTTGTTACATCAGAGGCTACACATTGACACATTTATGCACCCACACCCACTCAACTGTCCAATCACCAGTTAGGTTTCCTTTGTGCAGGGTATAAAAGATGTGTAGTAAGATGCCATGTGTGCTTTTATCCATGGTCATCGCCACACATGGATATGTTGCTAATTTTTTTCTTaggtatttgtgtatgtgtgtgtacacattattatttacacattattattattattattattatcatgaaATCTTAGTGGTGTTGTGTTTAGGCATGATGACACTCTATGATgccattttacttttcttttacattCCAGGAGTTTTTTCCTGTCACGTTCAGACCTCTGGATCGGTGTCAGAAGTGAGAGTCAGACTAGGAGACAACATCACTTTCTACTGTGACTGCAAACAGTCACTTGGAGTATACGTAGTTTGGTTCAGGAATTGTTCTCATGGGAACCAACCAACTCTTGTCATACAAACTCATCCAAATTTCCCTCTTTATAAATTTTTGAAGAACGATTCTTCTCACACCTATGACCTTTTGATTTTGAACGTTACAGATTCAGATGAAGGATTTTACTACTGTGGAACTGAACAGATCAAGGTGGTGGATGACGAATACATTATCTCAAAATCTGTTTATAATTATGGAAATATCACAACAAAGCTCATATGTGGTAAGTATTGgctctgtttgtgtgaatgtcaTAGTCGTTACAATGAATGTAACAATTTGTAATTTCACTGAATAATCATTGCACAGTTAGAAGATTACATGATATTAACAAAGCTCAAATGTGGTAAGTAATCTGATCTGAACTCTCTTTTTAACTTTAACTATTACTGATTTAATGATTTGACTGATAGGATGAAAATGTGCATCATAAACACATTAGACAAAATTCTGCATACAATATAATGGAATGGGAATCCAGAGTATTATAGTCATTCTGAAATCAAATGGATGAGCTTACAAGGAATTATTTTCAAGTACTCTTGGATTTGAAAAgttgtctgttgtttttatgtggaacattttccattttgcaTTTAAGAAACCAGAAAACAGCgtcatgcaaaataaaaaaagaaatccagaTTTCACATATTACCGGCACACAAATGTCAGTATTACATATGTGACTTCATTaaattaatgtgtgtttgatCTAGATTCCAACCCTGACTGCAGTGGTTGCAGCTCAAGCAGTGTGCCCTGGATGGTGATGGTGTTCACTCCAACCTTAATTATTTTTCTATCGCTcttctcctttgtttttgtactttactATTATAACTTCTGCCGTAAAACAGGTACCTATTTTTTCTCATAGTATTTATTTGTGCATAATAGTTCATGCtttagtttgaaatgttttattgagTCATTTTGTAGAATCTACAATGTTTtgataaaataaactacaaccCCAAAAAGCtgtctacataaaaacagaacgCAATGACTTTTAAACCTCAtgaacccatattttattcacagttgaacatagaaaacatataaaaagtttaaactgagaaaattaaaccattttaaaaaaacagtaaggTAATTGATAATTGTTTACCACAGTGTAGCATCCCCGCTTCTTTTAACAACTGTGTAAATGTCTTGGAACTGAGGAAACCAGTTGCTGGACAGTCCTGGGTCttctttgtcatattttacCTTCAAGATGACATTTCAGTTGGTGTAAGGTCTGGACTGCAGTCAGGCCAGTTCAGTACATGGCATtctgcattctgtttttatgtatattttacacagcatccccatttttttggaattggggttgtataTTAAATCCTTCATTTACAGTGTACACTTAAGAAAACAGATCAGTTTacttgtgaatgtgttttgtgcagtttgATGCTACTGAGAAATAATGCTGgatttatttttgcagaaaaaaatcctGACGTTTTTGACACAAGACTTTACAGCATTGAACAAACAGGACAGTCTCAGGTAATCAAtagtgggatttttttttttttttccagtgtaaCAGCACAACAGTAACAAACTGATCCTAAATGATGAATGACAAATTGTTTCTCAGAATGAAGATGTGTGTTTAACACAAGTTGTGTTCCGGGCTAAGGATGGAGACAAATGCCAGTAGGATGAGAAGAACAAGCACATTTGCTTCATTcaagatgaaaacaaataacagtttaactttccatttccttttgtatgtgtttattcTTGTGTGGTAGCATATGGGCCAAAGTTCTTATCAGGCTTGTAATCACCCAGTtaacagacatttttacattgcaacactatatacatatatatatatatatatatatatatatatacactgtacatagtgttgcaatacacacacacacacacacacacgtacatataTTATTTGTAATGCGCCTTTCTCACACCCAAAGCGCTacaacaatgcaaaaaaaaacaaaaaaacaattaaaataaaaaatacaatgatacaatataaaacagcaaagcaaatCAGATCAAATACCTAGTTAACAGCTTAATCATTATAAGCAATTTTAAAAAGGTGGGTTTTCTTAAAATGTCTATTATatcatatataaaaatatttgtgttatAACATATGATGtaacctgtttctgttctgttgttttatactttattttactagttttactacttttttttaaactactgtAACACCTGTATTTCCAGACGAGAGGATCAATAGTGTTATTTAATTTAACATATATTGTTCCTTTATTTGTCTCTGCTCAGTTAAAAttaatatgtattattattattgaacaATTTTGTGCATGAAATCTTttctatataatattttaaatcataTATCTTATATCATATCTATATGCCTTTCATCTCTGGTTTATAACATCTCATTATCTAGACCATGTACAAAGGTAGGCATTTCAAGCATTAGGATGTGATGATTTGTTTACTAGCCACTTTCCACCTATGGGCCTCATGTctaataatagaaaataaaacttgacATATTCAGTACTTGTGTGCTTGGGGATTTTGATTATATTCCCATCAATTTACAgtaactaaaatattttttataacatgacagtttaatttttaattcatttgtgGGTGTTATTCCATGTAAGATAATCTCTTCTCAAGGAAATTTTGTTTCTGAACAACAATATCCCAAATACCATTAGCATATCAATGGAAATACTTTATGGATCATTACTAAGAGAAAACTTCAGATGCTGCAGCCTACGTGTAGCTTGTCCATTATGGTTTATTGTGGATTTATTGTGGATTGACTGATAAGTGGTATTGTATAAGTACTGAtaatttcatttctatttttgtcttttattatgTATTCATGTTTTGATGACATTTGGTTTCTAAACAAAgatcagacaaaaacagagtttACAATAAACCTAAACTTCAAGGCATCATGCCATACACATGAGCAGTAAACTCTACACGAAACTCACAGCAACAACCAAGCCCTCATAAAACCACAGACCTCAACACTCACATGCAGACAACTGGCTTGCAGAAGTCTTAACTGGTCATGAGTTAAAAACACAATCTATTTCACACCTTATACTTTTTTTCTGCCAGTGTAATGCTGCAGTGAAGCAAAACATTGGTGGTTCTGCACCCACCTCCTGCCAGAGTATAATCTCTCATCAGCGTTCAATAGCTTCACTGATTCCCTGTGAAATTATTCTGACCTCTAGTGGAGCTGATAAGCAATAAATCAAAAAAGCCACTATAACACATTTAGGTCCATGCTGGCCCCAAGGATCCAAACTATATTATATTGTGTTATCTTTAAATTCACTCAGCCTATAGGTACTTTATGTTACAGATAGAATATATTTTAGTATGGTACTTTTGATGAGCCTGCAATATATAGTAGTAAAATAATATTCACTGGCAGTAATAACATGGCAGGGTGGCTATTTAAGTTGATCTGTGACACAACTTAAGAGAACTTCTGCTGGCAATGCTTATCTCAGTAAAACATCTCACCTCCGTATTCATTTGTGAATTAGAGAGTTTCTTTGGATGCTATTTGAAAATTGCTCTGTAGGCTTATGATTTAGGTGGGGGTCTAGGAAGAGTTACAGCATGTAAATGTGACAGAAGACTGAcctggaaacaaaataaaatgttttctattttattcaGACAATATTTTCGACAACCTAAcctagaaaaaacacaaaaaaataccCACCAACACACCCTGGAAAGTGGAAGCTGGGATTTATTTATTGGTACATAGCTCGGTTGCCTGCTGGTGTTATCATAACAGCATACCTATgttgaataaacaaacaaacacaattagGAAGCAATAGGATAATAACTAGATGGGACAactcacagtcacactcacCCAATAGTTTGATTTTTTCACCcccttctttattttctctatgATCAGTTGGTAATAAATCAGCCAAAAACAACAGCCTGAAATCTTATGTTCATTTTACAATTCAGTGTTTGTCCTTCATAGAAAAGGTActgttcatacatttttttatacttaatgctaaaacaaagaaattaatgAAATCAGCATTTGGCAAATCAGAAATTTTCAATAAAACTTGTCATGAGGAAATCAAGACCAAAAACGTAAGCCTTTTTTAATGGGTAAACATGATCCATTTTGATAGATCCTGGTGAACCAAACATTAAAAATGCCCCATTGTACCACCAAGTGAATGGTACAGTGCACAACGTAGCTCAAAAGCAGCCAGCACTTTAACTTATGACATCAGgtaaaaactttaatttaaaaatattttatacgTATTTCAGCAACATTTTTCAGATGAACCACTCATTAAGAATGCAGATGCTGGTTGAAAATTGCATGTGAACGTTTGATCATTCTGGAGATAAAATAGAGTTTAATCAGTGTGTTATAAAACAAATTATTGCTTAACACTAGCAATAAGCCAGTAAGAAAATAATTGAATAAATTCAATATATTTGTATAGAgccaaatcaaaataaaatcatctcaaggcactttacacaaAAACCCAACTAATTCTTCTAAGAAAGCACAATCAGTTGTAAAGCTGTAATGAAAAGTTTGtctaaatcaaaaaaaaaaaaaagattaactAATCAGCATTCAGTAAACGAGTTGATAATTTGATGATCGAGATTCATTATCATACGGTGACTCTCTTATTATAGTTTAAATGTGGCCAAATTCTGGtgcaaacaaaaagtaaaatattacattttcagaACTGAGCCCACCTACCTGCTAAGAAAGCACAAATTTTCAAAGTTCAAAACTGTTCTAAATTTGGTGTGTTATGCAGGAGCTCAGGCTTTCACACCAATTAAATCACTTCACTAGTTTTGATGTGTG
This genomic window from Mastacembelus armatus chromosome 1, fMasArm1.2, whole genome shotgun sequence contains:
- the LOC113128647 gene encoding uncharacterized protein LOC113128647; the encoded protein is MDMLLIFFLGVFSCHVQTSGSVSEVRVRLGDNITFYCDCKQSLGVYVVWFRNCSHGNQPTLVIQTHPNFPLYKFLKNDSSHTYDLLILNVTDSDEGFYYCGTEQIKVVDDEYIISKSVYNYGNITTKLICDSNPDCSGCSSSSVPWMVMVFTPTLIIFLSLFSFVFVLYYYNFCRKTEKNPDVFDTRLYSIEQTGQSQNEDVCLTQVVFRAKDGDKCQ